In Chlamydia serpentis, the following are encoded in one genomic region:
- a CDS encoding tetratricopeptide repeat protein, whose product MWLVILWALAASLVIALVVKGYYRFVHFRRYATQVMREVRLSMELKEWGLAEQQLLPILKKRFYRRQCLFEYMRILRKMQRFEESERLLAEAQKLRLSGPYFFLEIAYKAYRYGAFKESSQAFAAVPQELFEEEDAAKYASALVHLGYLDAACSLIEPWISPLSHQETFITMGHIYFTSKRYQDAIDFYNRAQALDACPIEVTYNLAQAYRITSNYTQAGKLFRKLLSSSLYKEEALLNIGLCEQKLGRPGKALLIYQSSDLWSRGDALLMKYAALAAMDQRDYTLAERCWDLALRSSTFATDYKCALGYGFSLCRLRKYKDAERVYCNIIKNFPDCLTACKALAWLCGVGYATILSSKEGLVYAKKAVQLDHSSETLELLSACEARCGNFDTAYEIQSFLSLQDTSLQEKQRRSQILRILRKKLPLDDHHIVEVDALLAA is encoded by the coding sequence ATGTGGTTAGTCATCTTGTGGGCTCTAGCTGCAAGTTTAGTAATAGCGCTAGTTGTTAAAGGTTATTATCGCTTTGTTCATTTTCGTCGCTATGCTACGCAAGTTATGCGAGAAGTTCGCCTAAGTATGGAACTCAAAGAATGGGGGCTTGCAGAGCAGCAGCTCCTACCTATCTTAAAAAAACGATTCTACCGACGGCAGTGTTTATTTGAATATATGCGCATCCTGCGCAAAATGCAACGTTTTGAGGAATCTGAAAGACTGCTTGCTGAAGCACAAAAATTGCGATTAAGTGGACCTTATTTTTTCTTAGAAATTGCCTACAAAGCGTACAGATATGGAGCGTTTAAAGAATCTTCACAAGCATTTGCGGCAGTTCCTCAGGAGCTTTTTGAAGAAGAGGATGCAGCAAAGTATGCTTCAGCTCTTGTCCACTTAGGGTATTTGGATGCCGCCTGTAGTTTGATCGAGCCTTGGATTTCTCCCTTATCTCATCAAGAGACCTTTATAACTATGGGTCATATTTATTTCACTTCAAAGCGCTATCAGGATGCTATAGATTTTTATAATCGTGCCCAGGCTTTGGATGCCTGCCCTATTGAGGTAACCTATAATTTAGCACAAGCGTATCGCATTACTTCCAACTATACGCAGGCTGGCAAATTATTCCGTAAACTTCTTTCAAGTTCTCTCTACAAGGAAGAGGCTTTATTGAATATTGGACTTTGTGAACAAAAATTAGGAAGACCCGGGAAAGCATTACTTATCTATCAAAGCAGTGATCTCTGGTCTCGTGGTGATGCTTTGTTGATGAAGTATGCAGCTTTGGCGGCTATGGATCAAAGAGACTATACACTAGCCGAGCGTTGTTGGGATTTGGCATTACGTTCTTCTACATTTGCTACGGACTATAAATGTGCGCTAGGCTATGGATTTAGCTTATGTCGATTACGTAAGTATAAAGATGCGGAACGCGTTTACTGTAATATAATTAAAAATTTTCCTGACTGCTTAACAGCATGTAAGGCTTTAGCTTGGCTTTGTGGAGTCGGATATGCAACCATACTTTCTTCAAAAGAAGGGTTGGTATATGCAAAAAAGGCTGTCCAATTGGATCATAGTTCTGAAACACTGGAATTATTAAGTGCATGCGAAGCGCGCTGCGGGAATTTTGATACAGCTTATGAAATTCAATCTTTTCTTTCTTTACAAGATACATCTTTGCAAGAAAAGCAACGACGTTCGCAAATTTTACGAATTTTACGTAAGAAACTACCTCTCGATGACCATCATATTGTGGAAGTAGATGCTCTGCTTGCTGCTTAA